A part of Arachis hypogaea cultivar Tifrunner chromosome 12, arahy.Tifrunner.gnm2.J5K5, whole genome shotgun sequence genomic DNA contains:
- the LOC112728181 gene encoding zinc finger protein ZAT9-like: MEKHKCKLCFRNFSNGRALGGHMRSHMMNLHVPPKPNESPSPSPPAIQLSFEAESSTPLSPSASSSSYFGKEDDTSLYYGLRENPKRSFRIADPEFSFVAAGDTGSVILQEDRESETESSKNVTKKRSKRAWKLGGGGDGFNSKKVKLSQLGNGNNKNESASSASDATTEEDIALWLMMLSRDTGNNWKINHKININIEEQELEEEDYDEEDEDEEEEEEDEGEESDEYEVVKNKAKSNKVRGGRYKCETCNKVFRSYQALGGHRASHKKMKMDYNNHNDSEFMVVEDHADENVNNNNNEVFASSALASVENGNNNNGGNNNNKKIHECPVCFRVFASGQALGGHKRTHVTTVSTPTITTRAIAEVKAEAEAIAASKAAVATASSSKLGRESFIDLNLPAPAEEDDASQFEDSAVSDAEFVNPVKVFPR; this comes from the coding sequence aTGGAGAAGCACAAATGCAAGTTATGCTTCAGAAACTTCTCTAATGGAAGAGCTTTGGGGGGACACATGAGGtctcacatgatgaacctccacgtCCCTCCAAAGCCGAACGAATCGCCGTCGCCGTCGCCGCCTGCAATTCAACTCAGCTTCGAGGCTGAGTCGTCAACTCCGCTCTCACCATCGGCGTCGTCGTCATCTTATTTCGGAAAAGAAGACGATACGAGCTTGTACTATGGCCTCAGGGAGAATCCAAAGAGAAGCTTCAGGATCGCGGATCCTGAGTTCTCGTTCGTGGCTGCCGGAGACACCGGATCGGTTATACTCCAAGAAGATCGAGAGAGCGAAACGGAGTCTTCAAAGAACGTAACGAAGAAAAGATCCAAAAGAGCGTGGAAACTCGGCGGCGGCGGTGATGGTTTCAATAGCAAGAAGGTGAAACTGAGCCAACTCGGTAACGGCAACAACAAGAACGAGTCAGCGAGTTCGGCTTCCGATGCAACCACCGAAGAAGACATCGCATTATGGCTCATGATGCTGTCACGTGACACTGGTAACAATTGGAAGATTAATCACAAGATCAACATAAACATAGAAGAACAAGAACTGGAAGAAGAAGATTATGACGAAGAGGACGAAgacgaagaggaggaagaagaggacgaAGGCGAAGAGAGTGATGAGTATGAGGTTGTGAAGAACAAAGCGAAGTCGAATAAGGTGAGAGGAGGAAGGTACAAATGCGAGACGTGCAACAAAGTTTTTAGGTCTTATCAAGCATTGGGTGGCCATAGAGCGAGTCATAAGAAGATGAAAATGGATTACAACAATCATAATGATTCTGAATTCATGGTGGTAGAGGATCACGCTGATGAGAAtgttaacaacaataataatgaagTTTTTGCTTCTTCTGCTTTGGCTTCCGTAGAAAACGgtaacaacaacaatggtggcaATAACAATAACAAGAAGATCCATGAATGTCCCGTTTGTTTTCGAGTTTTCGCCTCCGGTCAAGCTCTCGGTGGACACAAGAGAACTCATGTTACTACTGTCTCTACTCCCACTATCACTACCAGAGCAATAGCAGAAGtaaaagcagaagcagaagcaatcGCTGCCTCCAAGGCCGCGGTTGCCACCGCTAGTTCCTCAAAGCTTGGAAGAGAGAGTTTCATAGATCTTAACCTCCCTGCCCCGGCCGAAGAAGATGATGCGAGCCAATTCGAGGATTCCGCGGTTTCGGATGCAGAGTTTGTGAATCCGGTGAAGGTTTTTCCTAGATGA